One window of the Mycoplasmopsis anatis genome contains the following:
- a CDS encoding HinT-interacting membrane complex protein P80, producing MAKKQKSFFEKLAEKNDKHLERTKPKIIKKRNTKAYVILGLLGVVVATSIAVPVTVNTVKVNYTPALKDTDKVLEFIKPDNSKTPINVKDIIGKLEANKNINSENTEKIYKEAIFYLYEQEVKASKEFQRLWNESLYPGDTERTDIALKTLDEVRKEQENKIKDLKRQIQAGYGFDNWEKQFNSVITSEQYGNSSTEQEAVDYLIIKSIEKDALRKFTIESSNNSLFKSQKDVNRVAMRDIYYVDQNNNNVVDETTGKPKVMFHKGDKVFTQFVEGKNYFVDQNSNKITLLKSSSFVFENWNTILDYFKEFNKLNKNFVVSTFTIPGVLENSVTGSFKVDKNQYLQFLINSLIEDELVPNYTLIQKFEKLEYYLLENDLISNKAKSNYENYLKLLSIDSSEVKENLGSLGIQNYLTLAKNKDMAYALSTMTNIFENKEHKLPSIELNKLFNFKFAEKQKLEFNLLKMKFNH from the coding sequence ATGGCAAAAAAACAAAAATCATTTTTTGAGAAATTAGCTGAAAAAAATGATAAACATTTAGAAAGAACTAAACCAAAAATTATTAAAAAAAGAAATACTAAAGCATATGTAATATTAGGTCTTTTAGGTGTTGTTGTAGCTACTTCTATTGCAGTCCCAGTGACTGTTAATACAGTAAAGGTAAATTACACACCAGCATTAAAAGATACAGATAAGGTTCTTGAATTTATTAAACCTGATAATTCAAAAACACCAATTAACGTTAAAGACATTATTGGCAAATTAGAAGCGAATAAAAATATAAATAGTGAGAATACAGAAAAAATATATAAAGAAGCAATTTTTTATCTATATGAACAAGAAGTTAAAGCATCTAAAGAATTTCAACGTTTATGAAACGAATCCCTTTATCCTGGGGACACCGAGAGAACTGATATTGCACTAAAGACCCTAGATGAAGTTAGAAAAGAACAAGAAAATAAAATTAAAGATCTAAAAAGACAAATTCAAGCAGGATATGGTTTTGATAATTGAGAAAAACAATTTAATTCAGTTATAACAAGTGAACAATATGGTAATTCTTCAACTGAACAAGAAGCGGTTGATTATTTGATTATTAAAAGCATTGAAAAAGACGCCTTAAGAAAATTTACTATTGAATCTTCAAATAATTCACTATTTAAAAGCCAAAAAGACGTTAATAGAGTTGCGATGCGTGATATTTATTATGTTGATCAAAACAATAATAATGTTGTTGATGAAACTACTGGAAAACCTAAAGTTATGTTCCATAAAGGTGACAAAGTATTTACTCAATTTGTTGAAGGCAAGAATTATTTTGTTGACCAGAATTCAAATAAAATTACATTATTAAAGTCAAGTAGCTTTGTTTTTGAAAATTGAAATACAATTTTAGATTATTTCAAAGAATTTAATAAATTAAACAAGAATTTTGTTGTAAGTACATTTACAATTCCTGGTGTTTTAGAAAATTCTGTTACAGGCTCATTCAAAGTTGATAAAAATCAATATCTTCAATTTTTAATTAATTCTTTAATAGAGGATGAATTAGTACCTAATTACACATTAATTCAAAAGTTTGAAAAATTAGAATATTATTTATTGGAAAATGATCTAATTTCTAACAAAGCCAAAAGTAATTATGAAAATTATCTAAAACTTCTTTCTATTGATAGTTCTGAAGTGAAAGAAAATTTAGGTTCATTAGGTATTCAAAATTATTTAACTTTGGCTAAAAATAAAGATATGGCATATGCATTGAGTACAATGACAAATATTTTTGAAAACAAAGAACATAAACTGCCAAGTATAGAATTAAATAAATTATTTAACTTTAAGTTTGCTGAAAAACAGAAATTAGAATTCAATCTCTTAAAGATGAAATTCAATCACTAA